In Acidisarcina polymorpha, the DNA window TGCCGGCGTTCCCATGTTTAGGTAATCTGCGGGTCGTATTTGAGTGTCTGTGTAGGTGTCGTCTGTCGAAAGGATTTCAACGATGAGGATCGGCGGATCGACAATGATCTCAGGCTGAGGACCGCGCGGCACCAGCATGACATCAGGAATTCTCACTCGCGTTGAAGACACCTGAACGCGTTGCTCGGTGGCAACCTTCACCGACCAAATCTTTTCCTGGGAGTGGAACCAGCTTGCCAGGAGCGCTTGTATTCGTGCTTGGTCCCACTTCCCCACATTTCGCTCCAACAACTCGCCGTCTACAAACTCATGATCAGGACGATAGTGCGCGTGCATGTATTCAAGCAACGAGATGTGTGTTGCGGCTGCCATTCTCTCGCTCCGGTGCGGCAAGTTTACCATCAGAAAACTTCTTTATTGGGGTTTGCAGTAGAGCTTCCTACAAACCCAGGTGTCATTGACGGCGACCGCAATCTTTTGCTCCGATCCTAGGTAGCGTTCGGTGGTCTGGATCGACGAGTGGCCGAGCAGGAACTTGATCTGCTCAAGATCGCCGCCCGACTTGCGGCACAACTTCGCACAGGTACGGCGCAGGTCATGGGCGCCGAAGTTTGGAATGCCGATCTCCTTGGCACACCGTTCGACGACCGACCAGACCGACCAATCGCCGAGTGCCACCTTGCCCGGCTTGCCGGACTTCGAGACCGACCGGAGCAGAGGCCCATCCTGAATGTCAGCGGCCGCGGTCCAGCGGTCGATGCTCTGCTTCACCCCGAAGGGCACGGTCACCGTACGGACGCGCCTTCCCTTCCCCACCAGGTCACCGATTACCGCCCGGCCCTCGCGCTCAACGATGTTCTCAAACTGGAGCACGGCCAGCTCCTGACGGCGTAGTCCGCAGCCGAGCAGGAGGGCCAGAAGAGCATGGTCGCGCTTGCCGATCAGCTTCTCCTGGTCAGGCACCGCGAGCAGCTCTTTCGCCTGGTCCCGGCTGAGCCAGTTTCCCGTCCGGGTCCCCTGCTGGCGAACATTGGGGACATCGGTGATCGAAGCCGCGGTCTCAGAGTCGAGGATCGCATTGCGCCGGGCCTCGGCGGCCAGCTGGCGGATCCCCGAGAGCTGGACATTAATCGTAGACGCCGAGAGACCCCGCTCGACGAGCTGGGCCCGGTAAGCGACCAGGCTCGAGCGCGAGAGCGGTTCTTCGATCAAATCCAGAAACTTTCCCAGCTCGTCGAAGGCCACACCCGGCTGTAACAGCGCTGCAGAGACCGCGGGCCCAGATCGAGCTCAACCCGCAGCGGCAGAAGAACACCCGCTGCCGGGAACGTCCGACTTCCTTTCCCGGGCTCGAGAGGGGCTAGCCGGGAGACAAGGGGGAGCTGGTTTGAGGTCATGGTCCGGCCAGCCGGCTGCGGGAACCCCTGGCAGGGTCGAAACCGAGCTGGCCGAGGCAAAAGCTGGAATTCTGCCATGAAAGCAGTATCGCCAATGACAATAGGCATTGTCGTGGGTAATTTCAGTGACTACTGTGCAGCCTCCGTGGGCACTCATGGAGTATCATGTTTCCCAGTGGGAGAGCGACTAATTGCTTATTCATCAATAGCTTATGCCCTTCCCGCGCAGCTGGCTCCCGCGAATCCGCTCGATCGTAGTAGCAGTCGAAGACTGTCCCGCAGAGCATTTGGATCGTGAGGCGATTGCTTAAGTCTTTGCCCTCAAGCGCCGCGCAGCCCTCTCGCTGATGAAAGAGATTGGCCCTATTCGGCTCCGCACCGGTCGTGGGTTCTGCCAGGCGAGAAGCTAATCCTCTTCCTCCAAGCCCAGGCCAAGGAGGCGGAGGTCGAGCCGGCCCGCAAAGAACGCTTGACCCATGTCCTTGCTCGTTGCTGACACTTCCCTGCACTCAATGGCTTGGCCGGCTGAGGATTCGAAAATGCATCCCACCATTGAGGAGAATCCATCATGAAAACACTCGCTTGGATCATTGCCGGTGTCGGCCTCGGTTTGGCCGCCTATTTTGTTTTGAACCAACCTGGTCCGCAGTTTGCGACCGGCTATGACGATATTGAAGATGCAGCAGGGAAGACCGCGTTCTGGGGATCTAAGCAGAGAGTCAAGGGGATCGGCCGGGGTTTGCGCGGAAAGCTGAAAGAAGGTGTGGGTCGTGCCACCGGCGATGAGCAGCTCGAAACTGAGGGTGTTGTGGATCAAGTCGCGGGACCCGTCCAAGACGCAGCTGGTCAAGCTGCTCATGCTGTCGCGGACACCATTCACGAACTCAATCGCTGAGCACCGGGTAGAGATGGCTGACCCATCGAACTTCCTCAGCCCAGAGGAAGAATGGGATGGCTATCTTGTTCCACGAACGACAGCCACTGCCGCGTTACTGAGGTATTCGGAAGCCAAGATGCATTTAACGTTCTGACTCATTCTCCGGAATTCTTCGAGCAATAGAAAAGGCGCCCACTTGGGGCGCCTTCTGGGAAGCAACTGCAGGCTTAAGTTATTGAATTACTCGCACGGCAAATGTCGGTGTGCTGTTAGGAGTTATGGGGGAGCCGGTGGTATTGCAGACCGGAACGGTTACGGTTCCCGCCCCCGGAACGCCTGATTGCAATGCGGCCGCGTAGACCCCAGCGCTGGCATTGGTCGAGAGTACCTGTCCTAGAATTTGCGAGCGTGCGCGAACTGGTATGGTGGCCCCTATATCGTGACCCTTGCCTGCAAACGTGGTGGAATTAACAAAATAGTCATTGGCGACGGTTGGGCCGTCGAACGCCACATTGGCGGTCGTAGCTATAGCTATCTGCGCCGTCCCGGTTGTTCCGCACCCAGAGACGCACACACCGGAGATATTTCCATAATCCGAGGTGAACGCTGTTCGGACGGATCCGTTAGGCTGGATGACCGCCAGTTCATTGGCCGCAGTACCCAGAGTGGAGTTGGTAAAGGAAGTCGGCTGGCTATCCAGCGAGCTGATGTACGCCGTATCCCAATGAAGCCCTATATTCAGCGGAGTAAGGGAGTTAGGCGTTGCAGTAACAGTCTCCCCAAGCTGAAGCTGTGGAACCGTAGCCGTCAGGCTTTTGCAGGTCCCGGCTGGAATTGGTGCACTTGAAAGCGCCGTCGTAGTGCCTCTCAGCGGCATTGAGTTTTGCAAGACAAGCGGAGTCCATGGATACCACACTCCGTTACCTTGGTTGCGATACCAGACTTTATTCATCCCAACATTGAAGGACGCCTGGGCGAATATCTGGGTGCGATATCCACTGGGAACGCTTACGCCGGAACACAAAACCTGCAGTTGATAGAGCAGTGTGTTACCGGTTGGGACCGTTATCGCTGGACCGTTTATCGGCGAAGCGCCTTCAAAAAATCCGCATCCTGGCCCAGTATTGAGATCGAATCCACTACCCAGCGGGGCCGCCTGAAGGGATTGAATTCCCACGTTTGTTACGTTAGGGATGAACGTAGGCTGAAACCCGCCAGCATCTAGAAAGTGCTCGACGGCCGCACCAGGCGCTATAGAATTAGGGGTGGTCTCTGGACCCCAGTTGAAATCTCCATTGAAGGTGAAGATATTGGAGGAATTGGTTAGGTCGAATAAGTAACCTCCGGTTCCGTTATCCTCTCCAGTGAAATGGAGCTCGTTTAAGTAGAACTCCGCATTTCCGCTCATCATGAAGACGGTTGACCCGGCACCACCCTTGTTTACGGTCGCTCGAAACGTGGTGTTGTACATGTAAACCCCACTCTCCCAGGAGAAGGCCGTTTGTGCGCCAGTGGGATTTGCACCAATATCCATGAACCGGTTGTAGCCAAATGACGCGGTAGGTAGATACGGAGATGTGGGTGACGCCGTAAACCTCCACCCGATTTTGCAGCCATAGAGGGTCGATACGTTATCGAATTCATTTCTCTCGGTCCACCACCACAAGTCGTGCATGTGGACACATGCACCGCCAGAGCCCGCGCCATCCAAGTTGACATTGCGAACTACTAGACCCTGCGCGTCCTTAGTGTAGAGAATGTCCTGCCCTGCCGCGCCGGTTCCCGTGATTGTGAAGTCCCGGA includes these proteins:
- a CDS encoding Uma2 family endonuclease, with protein sequence MAAATHISLLEYMHAHYRPDHEFVDGELLERNVGKWDQARIQALLASWFHSQEKIWSVKVATEQRVQVSSTRVRIPDVMLVPRGPQPEIIVDPPILIVEILSTDDTYTDTQIRPADYLNMGTPAVWIIDPGSRTGRQCVGSSWIASERLEVPNTAIWVSLSKLFFELDED
- a CDS encoding tyrosine-type recombinase/integrase, with translation MAFDELGKFLDLIEEPLSRSSLVAYRAQLVERGLSASTINVQLSGIRQLAAEARRNAILDSETAASITDVPNVRQQGTRTGNWLSRDQAKELLAVPDQEKLIGKRDHALLALLLGCGLRRQELAVLQFENIVEREGRAVIGDLVGKGRRVRTVTVPFGVKQSIDRWTAAADIQDGPLLRSVSKSGKPGKVALGDWSVWSVVERCAKEIGIPNFGAHDLRRTCAKLCRKSGGDLEQIKFLLGHSSIQTTERYLGSEQKIAVAVNDTWVCRKLYCKPQ
- a CDS encoding CsbD family protein; this translates as MKTLAWIIAGVGLGLAAYFVLNQPGPQFATGYDDIEDAAGKTAFWGSKQRVKGIGRGLRGKLKEGVGRATGDEQLETEGVVDQVAGPVQDAAGQAAHAVADTIHELNR